A region of Mustela lutreola isolate mMusLut2 chromosome 17, mMusLut2.pri, whole genome shotgun sequence DNA encodes the following proteins:
- the LOC131819216 gene encoding WD repeat-containing protein 90-like isoform X2, with protein sequence MAKVWQHPFLNVFRHFQVGEWKRSTKEGDVAPVTDKTLKCTVYRIRGPVSAGSYIQLPRTSTQSLGLTGRFLYVLFKPLPAKHFIIHLDVATEDSQVIRVSFSNLFKEFKSTATWLQFPFICEAGFSLKEPGGVAPSGPRWTCLQLDLRDVLLLYLNRRYSHLKSVRLCASLLVKSLYTSDLCFEPAVSTAEARRAKLSVVPVPREMAFPVPKGESWYDHYVHIRFPRDSFSASSKLVQKSSSPPEADFLGRAPKVLSHPVAFSNPLQDRVLSVVQAPSEPRPLPEVSVFCEHSELPSVNGPSDRIQEPSAGPEVTGKHAAGRGVHVPTPERTVVPVAPEGVAVHESLLPDPVLRLKGVIGFGGHTTKWALWTKDGAAVVYPCHAAIVVLHLDTRKQRCFLGHTDKVSALALDGSGLLLASAQARPPSMLRLWDFQTGECLSLFQSPAHALCSLSFSDGGALLCGVGRDCHGRTVVLAWGTAQVGRGGEAVLLAKAHTGVDIQAFEVASFDESRMASCGQGSVRLWRLRGGELRSCPVDLGEHRVLELTGLAFGQAQDGHMLYVCSRSGHILEIDLRRMAVRHARRLLPARPPDGPASQKQAFSSGPGISISSLSVSQARCAVGSEDGYLRLWPLDFSSVLLEAEHEGPVTSVCISPDGQRVLSATSSGLLGFLDVPSQEYSVLVRSHTAPVLALATEGSRSQLATVSQDHTVRVWDLVTLQQLYDLRSPEEAPCTVTFHPTRPALFCGFSSGAVRSFSLEAAEVLVEHRCHRGPVTGLATSPDGSLLFSSCSSGTLAQYQCVSAPCRVLRVAANVVCRDAHPTPNALAVSGDGRLLAFVGPSKYVVTVMNAACLEELLQIDVSALDPASSCLDSAVAICFDPGPLGHLLLSTSSHTVTVLDTTSGRVVRELPGVHAVACPSLALSRDARFLLMAADRAIKVWDYVTKSCPSCQVYIGHSEPVHAVGFSPDQQQLLSVGDAIFLWDILGPPERSPPGSAGDSPAAAPTYKTSLDARQLEDTVCGANGLPRQQVPEPSPASPLQPGVCVGSLKGDNGAFSLSDEEGVSEESHSPARLCQASCLPMLVKEASRAGDGVWGSPGGPWGLSMGPHPHSWSSAHSVSKAQVHPSARPDCYRHFLARYKTPLLAKSASVSNTGVERLLLKVVVGYNGNGRANVVWKPDTGFFAYTCGCLVVVEDLHSGAQRHWLGHPEEISTLALSHGAQVLASASGSCGTASRCHICIWDVPGGSCRYFLSYHRTAVQALAFSPDDELLVTLGDYGDRTLALWSTATYEVLSSTRLPEPVHGVAFNPWDASELVCVGQGAVSLWLLQRRGTDVSLQGHRVPIPEEVRAGELTSLCYGPVPLLYCGSNAGQICVWDTSAGRCFLAWEADDGVLLCSGARLVSGSNTRRLRLWAVGAVAELQCEGSRARSSSVFMERELTLDGAVVSAVFHDSMDMGVVGTTAGTLWYVSWAEGTSTRLISGHRSKPQRGRLAGSLQVNEVVFSPSASHWATCSDDGSVRVWSLASMELLIQFQVLNQVPGALRAEPDPPPSPAWSLYPPSVSIPALGLGPCSPRPGECPCLPPVGPQSCLCLAWSPPSCRRPEQQQVAAGYSDGTLRVFSVTRIAMELKMHPHRAALTALAYSADGQTILSGDKDGLVAVSRPCTGMTFHVLSDHQGALISTIQSTSKEYGDFGSEGADLWLAASSDQRISIWAADWPRGCCELVDWLSSPSPTLTEAPSHPPPCLVAFCPWDRALLVCAGLSMHPELVFYNLHQKQVVERIPLPFFAVSLSLSPRAHLVAVGFAERVLRLVDCQSGATRDLAGHDDVVQLCRFAPSAQLLFSVAHGDILVWEVMGHRASEWALSSGPPPD encoded by the exons ATGGCGAAAG TGTGGCAGCACCCGTTCCTCAACGTCTTCAGACACTTCCAGGTGGGCGAGTGGAAGCGCTCCACTAAGGAAGGCGATGTGGCTCCAGTGACC GATAAGACTCTGAAGTGCACCGTGTACCGCATCCGGGGTCCTGTCTCTGCGGGCAGTTACATCCAGCTGCCCAGAACCAGCACCCAGTCTCTGGGGCTGACAGGCCGGTTCCTGTACGTGCTCTTCAAGCCCCTGCCAGCCAAGCACTTCATCATCCACCTGGATGTGGCCACCGAG GACAGCCAGGTCATCCGTGTGTCCTTCTCCAACCTCTTCAAGGAGTTCAAGTCTACGGCCACGTGGCTGCAGTTTCCCTTCATCTGTGAGGCTGGGTTTTCTTTAAAAG AGCCGGGCGGTGTCGCTCCCTCTGGTCCCCGGTGGACATGCCTACAGCTGGACTTGCGGGACGTCCTGCTTCTATACCTGAACCGACGCTACAGCCACCTCAAGAGTGTCAGGCTGTGTGCTAGTCTGCTGGTGAAGAGCCTCTACACCAGTGACTTGTGCTTTGAGCCTG CTGTCAGCACTGCTGAGGCGCGGCGGGCGAAGCTGTCTGTCGTACCTGTACCGCGAGAAATGGCATTCCCGGTGCCAAAGGGGGAGAGCTGGTATGACCACTATGTCCACATCCG GTTTCCCAGAGACAGCTTCAGTGCGTCCTCCAAGCTGGTTCAGAAGAGCTCTTCGCCTCCTGAGGCAG ACTTCCTGGGGCGTGCGCCGAAGGTTCTCTCTCACCCAGTGGCTTTCAGCAATCCCCTCCAGGACCGCGTGCTCTCTGTGGTGCAG GCTCCCTCAGAGCCCAGGCCCCTTCCAGAGGTCAGCGTGTTCTGTGAGCACTCAGAGCTCCCCAGTGTGAATGGCCCCAGTGACCGTATCCAAGAGCCCTCAGCCGGGCCGGAGGTCACTGGCAAGCATGCAGCCGGCAGGGGTGTTCACGTGCCCACTCCTGAGCGAACTGTGGTGCCCGTGGCCCCAGAGGGTGTGGCCGTGCACGAG AGCCTTCTCCCGGATCCCGTCCTGCGGCTCAAGGGAGTCATCGGCTTTGGGGGCCACACCACCAAATGG GCTCTGTGGACCAAGGACGGCGCTGCTGTGGTGTATCCCTGCCACGCGGCCATCGTCGTCCTGCACCTTGACACCCGGAAGCAGCGCTGCTTCCTTGGCCACACGGACAAG GtttctgccctggctctggaTGGGAGCGGCTTGTTGCTGGCCTCGGCCCAGGCCCGGCCCCCGAGCATGCTGCGCCTCTGGGACTTCCAGACCGGGGAGTGCCTGTCTCTGTTCCAGAGCCCAGCCCATGCCCTCTGTTCCCTCAG CTTCTCCGACGGTGGGGCGCTGCTCTGCGGCGTTGGCAGGGACTGCCACGGGAGGACG GTGGTGCTGGCCTGGGGCACAGCCCAGGTGGGACGAGGCGGTGAGGCAGTCCTTCTGGCAAAGGCACACACCGGGGTTGACATCCAGGCATTTGAGGTGGCCTCTTTTGACGAAAGCAG GATGGCATCATGCGGGCAGGGCAGCGTGCGGCTGTGGCGGCTGCGAGGGGGGGAGCTACGTTCCTGCCCTGTGGACTTGGGAGAGCACCGCGTGCTGGAGTTGACTGGTCTGGCCTTTGGACAGGCCCAGGATGGTCATATGCT CTATGTGTGCAGTCGTAGCGGCCACATCTTGGAGATCGACCTCCGGCGCATGGCTGTGCGGCACGCACGCCGGCTCCTACCCGCACGGCCCCCTGATGGCCCCGCCTCACAGAAGCAGGCGTTCAGCTCGG GCCCTGGCATTTCCATCAGCAGCCTCAGTGTTTCCCAGGCCAGATGCGCCGTGGGCTCTGAGGACGGTTACCTGCGCCTCTGGCCGCTGGACTTCTCCTCTGTGCTTCTGGAGGCAG AGCACGAGGGCCCAGTCACTTCAGTGTGCATCAGCCCCGATGGTCAGCGTGTGCTGTCCGCCACGTCCTCCGGCCTCCTGGGCTTCCTGGATGTCCCATCCCAGGAGTACAGCGTGCTGGTTCGCTCCCACACCGCTCCGGTGCTGGCCCTGGCCACCGAGGGCAGCCGCAGCCAGCTGGCCACAGTGTCCCAGGACCACACTGTCCGCGTCTGGGACCTGGTGACCTTGCAGCAG CTTTATGACTTGCGGTCCCCTGAGGAGGCCCCGTGTACCGTCACCTTTCACCCCACGCGGCCAGCCTTGTTCTGCGGCTTCAGCAGTGGGGCCGTCCGCTCCTTCAGCCTGGAGGCTGCTGAGGTGCTGGTGGAGCACAG GTGTCACCGAGGACCCGTCACTGGCCTGGCCACCAGCCCCGACGGCAGCCTCCTGTTCAGCTCTTGCTCCTCGGGCACCTTGGCCCAGTACCAGTGCGTCAGCGCCCCATGCCGCGTCTTGCGTGTGGCAG CTAACGTGGTGTGCCGGGACGCCCACCCGACCCCCAATGCCCTGGCGGTTAGCGGGGATGGCCGCCTGCTGGCCTTCGTGGGCCCTTCCAAGTACGTGGTGACCGTCATGAACGCAGCCTGCCTAGAGGAG ctgctgCAAATCGATGTCAGCGCCCTGGACCCGGCCAGCAGCTGCCTAGACTCAGCTGTGGCCATCTGCTTTGACCCTGGACCTCTTGGCCACCTGCTGCTGTCCACATCCTCTCACACAGTCACGGTGCTGGATACCACGTCGGGCCGTGTGGTCCGGGAG CTGCCAGGCGTCCACGCTGtggcctgcccctccctggcGCTCAGCAGGGATGCCCGCTTCTTGCTGATGGCCGCCGACCGGGCCATCAAGGTGTGGGACTACGTGACGAAGTCCTGCCCCAGCTGCCAG GTATATATTGGCCACTCAGAGCCCGTACATGCCGTGGGCTTCAGCCCTGACCAGCAGCAGCTTCTCAGCGTGGgggatgccatcttcctctggGACATTCTGGGTCCCCCAGAGAGGTCACCCCCAGGAAG TGCTGGAGACTCGCCTGCGGCCGCCCCGACCTACAAAACTA GCCTGGATGCAAGGCAGCTGGAGGACACGGTGTGTGGGGCCAACGGGCTCCCCCGGCAGCAGGTGCCTGAGCCATCCCCAGCATCCCCGCTCCAGCCAGGCGTCTGTGTGGGGTCCCTCAAGGGTGACAACG gcGCCTTCTCCTTGTCGGATGAAGAAGGAGTCTCTGAAGAGAGCCACAGCCCCGCGCGACTCTGTCAGGCCTCATGCCTGCCCATGCTGGTGAAAGAGGCCAGCAGGGCTGGAGATGGGGTCTGGGGGTCTCCAGGGGGCCCCTGGGGCCTCAGCATGGGTCCCCACCCCCATAGCTGGTCCA GTGCTCACAGTGTCAGCAAAGCTCAGGTCCACCCCTCTGCTCGCCCAGACTGCTACAGGCACTTCCTGGCACGCTATAAGACCCCCCTGCTGGCCAAG AGTGCCTCTGTGTCCAACACTGGCGTGGAGCGTCTGCTGCTGAAGGTCGTCGTGGGCTACAACGGGAATGGCCGCGCCAACGTGGTCTGGAAGCCAGATACAG GCTTCTTTGCTTATACATGCGGCTgcctggtggtggtggaggaCCTGCATTCTGGTGCCCAGCGACACTGGCTCGGCCACCCCGAGGAGATCTCCACCCTGGCCCTCAGCCACGGTGCTCAG GTCCTGGCCTCAGCCTCGGGCAGCTGTGGCACTGCCTCCCGCTGCCACATCTGCATCTGGGACGTGCCTGGGGGCTCCTGCCGGTACTTCCTCTCTTACCACAGGACCGCTGTGCAGGCTCTGGCATTTTCGCCAGACGATGAGCTCCTTGTCACACTGG GGGACTATGGCGACCGCACTCTGGCCCTGTGGAGCACGGCCACTTATGAGGTCCTGTCTTCCACCCGCCTCCCGGAGCCAGTGCACGGTGTGGCCTTTAATCCCTGGGATGCCAGTGAGCTGGTCTGTGTGGGCCAAGGTGCCGTTAGTCTGTGGCTCCTACAGCGGCGCGGGACCGATGTCAGCCTCCAG GGACACCGAGTGCCCATCCCCGAGGAGGTTAGGGCGGGTGAGCTGACTTCGCTCTGCTATGGGCCCGTACCTCTGCTGTACTGCGGCTCCAACGCTGGCCAGATCTGTGTCTGGGACACAAGTGCCGGCCGCTGCTTCCTGGCCTGGGAAGCCGACGACG gagtGCTGCTGTGTTCGGGTGCACGGCTGGTCAGTGGCAGCAACACCAGGCGGCTGCGCCTCTGGGCGGTGGGGGCCGTGGCGGAGCTGCAGTGCGAGGGCTCACGAGCCAG gtCTAGCTCTGTGTTCATGGAGCGTGAGCTGACCTTGGACGGGGCTGTTGTGAGTGCGGTCTTCCACGACAGCATGGACATGGGCGTGGTGGGCACCACGGCAGGCACGCTCTGGTACGTTAGCTGGGCCGAGGGCACCAGCACCCGCCTCATCAGCGGCCACAGGAGCAAG CCTCAGCGCGGCCGGCTGGCTGGCTCCTTGCAGGTGAATGAGGTGGTCTTCAGTCCCAGCGCGTCCCACTGGGCCACGTGCAGTGATGACGGGAGTGTGAGGGTGTGGTCCCTGGCCAGCATGGAGCTCCTGATCCAGTTCCAGGTGCTGAACCAGGTACCGGGGGCCCTGAGGGCCGAACCAGACCCCCCTCCTAGCCCTGCCTGGTCTCTGTATCCTCCCTCGGTGTCTATCCCAGCCTTGGGGCTGGGCCCGTGTTCCCCACGCCCAGGGGAGTGCCCGTGTCTTCCTCCTGTGGGCCCCCAGAGTTGCCTCTGTCTGGCTTGGAGCCCCCCCTCCTGCAGACGCCCAGAGCAGCAGCAGGTGGCGGCTGGCTACAGTGACGGCACCCTGCGTGTCTTCAGCGTCACCCGCATTGCCATGGAGCTCAAGATGCACCCCCACCGGGCTGCGCTGACGGCCCTGGCCTACTCCGCCGATG GTCAGACCATCCTCTCTGGAGACAAGGATGGGCTTGTGGCTGTGAGCCGCCCCTGCACAGGGATGACGTTCCACGTCCTGAGTGACCACCAGGGCGCTCTCATCTCCACCATCCAGAGCACAAGCAAAGAG tatGGAGACTTCGGGTCAGAGGGGGCCGACCTGTGGCTGGCTGCCAGCTCAGACCAGCGCATCAGCATCTGGGCCGCTGACTGGCCGCGGGGCTGCTGCGAGCTCGTGGACTGGCTCAGCTCCCCATCGCCCACGCTCACGGAG GCTCCCAGCCATCCCCCGCCCTGTCTCGTGGCCTTCTGCCCCTGGGACAGGGCGCTGCTGGTGTGCGCGGGCCTCAGCATGCATCCAGAGCTAGTCTTCTACAACCTTCACCAGAAGCAG GTGGTAGAGAGGATCCCGCTGCCATTCTTTGCCGTGTCCCTGAGCCTGTCCCCCAGGGCCCACCTCGTGGCAGTTGGCTTTGCCG AGCGAGTGCTGAGGCTGGTGGACTGTCAGTCGGGGGCCACACGGGACTTGGCCGGCCATGACGACGTGGTGCAGCTGTGCAGGTTTGCCCCGTCCGCCCAGCTGCTCTTCTCAGTGGCCCACGGTGACATCTTGGTGTGGGAAGTCATGGGCCACCGGGCCTCCGAGTGGGCCTTGAGCTCAGGGCCTCCGCCTGACTGA
- the LOC131819216 gene encoding WD repeat-containing protein 90-like isoform X5, whose translation MAKVWQHPFLNVFRHFQVGEWKRSTKEGDVAPVTDKTLKCTVYRIRGPVSAGSYIQLPRTSTQSLGLTGRFLYVLFKPLPAKHFIIHLDVATEDSQVIRVSFSNLFKEFKSTATWLQFPFICEAGFSLKEPGGVAPSGPRWTCLQLDLRDVLLLYLNRRYSHLKSVRLCASLLVKSLYTSDLCFEPAVSTAEARRAKLSVVPVPREMAFPVPKGESWYDHYVHIRFPRDSFSASSKLVQKSSSPPEADFLGRAPKVLSHPVAFSNPLQDRVLSVVQAPSEPRPLPEVSVFCEHSELPSVNGPSDRIQEPSAGPEVTGKHAAGRGVHVPTPERTVVPVAPEGVAVHESLLPDPVLRLKGVIGFGGHTTKWALWTKDGAAVVYPCHAAIVVLHLDTRKQRCFLGHTDKVSALALDGSGLLLASAQARPPSMLRLWDFQTGECLSLFQSPAHALCSLSFSDGGALLCGVGRDCHGRTVVLAWGTAQVGRGGEAVLLAKAHTGVDIQAFEVASFDESRMASCGQGSVRLWRLRGGELRSCPVDLGEHRVLELTGLAFGQAQDGHMLYVCSRSGHILEIDLRRMAVRHARRLLPARPPDGPASQKQAFSSGPGISISSLSVSQARCAVGSEDGYLRLWPLDFSSVLLEAEHEGPVTSVCISPDGQRVLSATSSGLLGFLDVPSQEYSVLVRSHTAPVLALATEGSRSQLATVSQDHTVRVWDLVTLQQLYDLRSPEEAPCTVTFHPTRPALFCGFSSGAVRSFSLEAAEVLVEHRCHRGPVTGLATSPDGSLLFSSCSSGTLAQYQCVSAPCRVLRVAANVVCRDAHPTPNALAVSGDGRLLAFVGPSKYVVTVMNAACLEELLQIDVSALDPASSCLDSAVAICFDPGPLGHLLLSTSSHTVTVLDTTSGRVVRELPGVHAVACPSLALSRDARFLLMAADRAIKVWDYVTKSCPSCQVYIGHSEPVHAVGFSPDQQQLLSVGDAIFLWDILGPPERSPPGSAGDSPAAAPTYKTSAFSLSDEEGVSEESHSPARLCQASCLPMLVKEASRAGDGVWGSPGGPWGLSMGPHPHSWSSAHSVSKAQVHPSARPDCYRHFLARYKTPLLAKSASVSNTGVERLLLKVVVGYNGNGRANVVWKPDTGFFAYTCGCLVVVEDLHSGAQRHWLGHPEEISTLALSHGAQVLASASGSCGTASRCHICIWDVPGGSCRYFLSYHRTAVQALAFSPDDELLVTLGDYGDRTLALWSTATYEVLSSTRLPEPVHGVAFNPWDASELVCVGQGAVSLWLLQRRGTDVSLQGHRVPIPEEVRAGELTSLCYGPVPLLYCGSNAGQICVWDTSAGRCFLAWEADDGEIGVLLCSGARLVSGSNTRRLRLWAVGAVAELQCEGSRARSSSVFMERELTLDGAVVSAVFHDSMDMGVVGTTAGTLWYVSWAEGTSTRLISGHRSKPQRGRLAGSLQVNEVVFSPSASHWATCSDDGSVRVWSLASMELLIQFQVLNQVPGALRAEPDPPPSPAWSLYPPSVSIPALGLGPCSPRPGECPCLPPVGPQSCLCLAWSPPSCRRPEQQQVAAGYSDGTLRVFSVTRIAMELKMHPHRAALTALAYSADGQTILSGDKDGLVAVSRPCTGMTFHVLSDHQGALISTIQSTSKEYGDFGSEGADLWLAASSDQRISIWAADWPRGCCELVDWLSSPSPTLTEAPSHPPPCLVAFCPWDRALLVCAGLSMHPELVFYNLHQKQVVERIPLPFFAVSLSLSPRAHLVAVGFAERVLRLVDCQSGATRDLAGHDDVVQLCRFAPSAQLLFSVAHGDILVWEVMGHRASEWALSSGPPPD comes from the exons ATGGCGAAAG TGTGGCAGCACCCGTTCCTCAACGTCTTCAGACACTTCCAGGTGGGCGAGTGGAAGCGCTCCACTAAGGAAGGCGATGTGGCTCCAGTGACC GATAAGACTCTGAAGTGCACCGTGTACCGCATCCGGGGTCCTGTCTCTGCGGGCAGTTACATCCAGCTGCCCAGAACCAGCACCCAGTCTCTGGGGCTGACAGGCCGGTTCCTGTACGTGCTCTTCAAGCCCCTGCCAGCCAAGCACTTCATCATCCACCTGGATGTGGCCACCGAG GACAGCCAGGTCATCCGTGTGTCCTTCTCCAACCTCTTCAAGGAGTTCAAGTCTACGGCCACGTGGCTGCAGTTTCCCTTCATCTGTGAGGCTGGGTTTTCTTTAAAAG AGCCGGGCGGTGTCGCTCCCTCTGGTCCCCGGTGGACATGCCTACAGCTGGACTTGCGGGACGTCCTGCTTCTATACCTGAACCGACGCTACAGCCACCTCAAGAGTGTCAGGCTGTGTGCTAGTCTGCTGGTGAAGAGCCTCTACACCAGTGACTTGTGCTTTGAGCCTG CTGTCAGCACTGCTGAGGCGCGGCGGGCGAAGCTGTCTGTCGTACCTGTACCGCGAGAAATGGCATTCCCGGTGCCAAAGGGGGAGAGCTGGTATGACCACTATGTCCACATCCG GTTTCCCAGAGACAGCTTCAGTGCGTCCTCCAAGCTGGTTCAGAAGAGCTCTTCGCCTCCTGAGGCAG ACTTCCTGGGGCGTGCGCCGAAGGTTCTCTCTCACCCAGTGGCTTTCAGCAATCCCCTCCAGGACCGCGTGCTCTCTGTGGTGCAG GCTCCCTCAGAGCCCAGGCCCCTTCCAGAGGTCAGCGTGTTCTGTGAGCACTCAGAGCTCCCCAGTGTGAATGGCCCCAGTGACCGTATCCAAGAGCCCTCAGCCGGGCCGGAGGTCACTGGCAAGCATGCAGCCGGCAGGGGTGTTCACGTGCCCACTCCTGAGCGAACTGTGGTGCCCGTGGCCCCAGAGGGTGTGGCCGTGCACGAG AGCCTTCTCCCGGATCCCGTCCTGCGGCTCAAGGGAGTCATCGGCTTTGGGGGCCACACCACCAAATGG GCTCTGTGGACCAAGGACGGCGCTGCTGTGGTGTATCCCTGCCACGCGGCCATCGTCGTCCTGCACCTTGACACCCGGAAGCAGCGCTGCTTCCTTGGCCACACGGACAAG GtttctgccctggctctggaTGGGAGCGGCTTGTTGCTGGCCTCGGCCCAGGCCCGGCCCCCGAGCATGCTGCGCCTCTGGGACTTCCAGACCGGGGAGTGCCTGTCTCTGTTCCAGAGCCCAGCCCATGCCCTCTGTTCCCTCAG CTTCTCCGACGGTGGGGCGCTGCTCTGCGGCGTTGGCAGGGACTGCCACGGGAGGACG GTGGTGCTGGCCTGGGGCACAGCCCAGGTGGGACGAGGCGGTGAGGCAGTCCTTCTGGCAAAGGCACACACCGGGGTTGACATCCAGGCATTTGAGGTGGCCTCTTTTGACGAAAGCAG GATGGCATCATGCGGGCAGGGCAGCGTGCGGCTGTGGCGGCTGCGAGGGGGGGAGCTACGTTCCTGCCCTGTGGACTTGGGAGAGCACCGCGTGCTGGAGTTGACTGGTCTGGCCTTTGGACAGGCCCAGGATGGTCATATGCT CTATGTGTGCAGTCGTAGCGGCCACATCTTGGAGATCGACCTCCGGCGCATGGCTGTGCGGCACGCACGCCGGCTCCTACCCGCACGGCCCCCTGATGGCCCCGCCTCACAGAAGCAGGCGTTCAGCTCGG GCCCTGGCATTTCCATCAGCAGCCTCAGTGTTTCCCAGGCCAGATGCGCCGTGGGCTCTGAGGACGGTTACCTGCGCCTCTGGCCGCTGGACTTCTCCTCTGTGCTTCTGGAGGCAG AGCACGAGGGCCCAGTCACTTCAGTGTGCATCAGCCCCGATGGTCAGCGTGTGCTGTCCGCCACGTCCTCCGGCCTCCTGGGCTTCCTGGATGTCCCATCCCAGGAGTACAGCGTGCTGGTTCGCTCCCACACCGCTCCGGTGCTGGCCCTGGCCACCGAGGGCAGCCGCAGCCAGCTGGCCACAGTGTCCCAGGACCACACTGTCCGCGTCTGGGACCTGGTGACCTTGCAGCAG CTTTATGACTTGCGGTCCCCTGAGGAGGCCCCGTGTACCGTCACCTTTCACCCCACGCGGCCAGCCTTGTTCTGCGGCTTCAGCAGTGGGGCCGTCCGCTCCTTCAGCCTGGAGGCTGCTGAGGTGCTGGTGGAGCACAG GTGTCACCGAGGACCCGTCACTGGCCTGGCCACCAGCCCCGACGGCAGCCTCCTGTTCAGCTCTTGCTCCTCGGGCACCTTGGCCCAGTACCAGTGCGTCAGCGCCCCATGCCGCGTCTTGCGTGTGGCAG CTAACGTGGTGTGCCGGGACGCCCACCCGACCCCCAATGCCCTGGCGGTTAGCGGGGATGGCCGCCTGCTGGCCTTCGTGGGCCCTTCCAAGTACGTGGTGACCGTCATGAACGCAGCCTGCCTAGAGGAG ctgctgCAAATCGATGTCAGCGCCCTGGACCCGGCCAGCAGCTGCCTAGACTCAGCTGTGGCCATCTGCTTTGACCCTGGACCTCTTGGCCACCTGCTGCTGTCCACATCCTCTCACACAGTCACGGTGCTGGATACCACGTCGGGCCGTGTGGTCCGGGAG CTGCCAGGCGTCCACGCTGtggcctgcccctccctggcGCTCAGCAGGGATGCCCGCTTCTTGCTGATGGCCGCCGACCGGGCCATCAAGGTGTGGGACTACGTGACGAAGTCCTGCCCCAGCTGCCAG GTATATATTGGCCACTCAGAGCCCGTACATGCCGTGGGCTTCAGCCCTGACCAGCAGCAGCTTCTCAGCGTGGgggatgccatcttcctctggGACATTCTGGGTCCCCCAGAGAGGTCACCCCCAGGAAG TGCTGGAGACTCGCCTGCGGCCGCCCCGACCTACAAAACTA gcGCCTTCTCCTTGTCGGATGAAGAAGGAGTCTCTGAAGAGAGCCACAGCCCCGCGCGACTCTGTCAGGCCTCATGCCTGCCCATGCTGGTGAAAGAGGCCAGCAGGGCTGGAGATGGGGTCTGGGGGTCTCCAGGGGGCCCCTGGGGCCTCAGCATGGGTCCCCACCCCCATAGCTGGTCCA GTGCTCACAGTGTCAGCAAAGCTCAGGTCCACCCCTCTGCTCGCCCAGACTGCTACAGGCACTTCCTGGCACGCTATAAGACCCCCCTGCTGGCCAAG AGTGCCTCTGTGTCCAACACTGGCGTGGAGCGTCTGCTGCTGAAGGTCGTCGTGGGCTACAACGGGAATGGCCGCGCCAACGTGGTCTGGAAGCCAGATACAG GCTTCTTTGCTTATACATGCGGCTgcctggtggtggtggaggaCCTGCATTCTGGTGCCCAGCGACACTGGCTCGGCCACCCCGAGGAGATCTCCACCCTGGCCCTCAGCCACGGTGCTCAG GTCCTGGCCTCAGCCTCGGGCAGCTGTGGCACTGCCTCCCGCTGCCACATCTGCATCTGGGACGTGCCTGGGGGCTCCTGCCGGTACTTCCTCTCTTACCACAGGACCGCTGTGCAGGCTCTGGCATTTTCGCCAGACGATGAGCTCCTTGTCACACTGG GGGACTATGGCGACCGCACTCTGGCCCTGTGGAGCACGGCCACTTATGAGGTCCTGTCTTCCACCCGCCTCCCGGAGCCAGTGCACGGTGTGGCCTTTAATCCCTGGGATGCCAGTGAGCTGGTCTGTGTGGGCCAAGGTGCCGTTAGTCTGTGGCTCCTACAGCGGCGCGGGACCGATGTCAGCCTCCAG GGACACCGAGTGCCCATCCCCGAGGAGGTTAGGGCGGGTGAGCTGACTTCGCTCTGCTATGGGCCCGTACCTCTGCTGTACTGCGGCTCCAACGCTGGCCAGATCTGTGTCTGGGACACAAGTGCCGGCCGCTGCTTCCTGGCCTGGGAAGCCGACGACGGTGAGATCG gagtGCTGCTGTGTTCGGGTGCACGGCTGGTCAGTGGCAGCAACACCAGGCGGCTGCGCCTCTGGGCGGTGGGGGCCGTGGCGGAGCTGCAGTGCGAGGGCTCACGAGCCAG gtCTAGCTCTGTGTTCATGGAGCGTGAGCTGACCTTGGACGGGGCTGTTGTGAGTGCGGTCTTCCACGACAGCATGGACATGGGCGTGGTGGGCACCACGGCAGGCACGCTCTGGTACGTTAGCTGGGCCGAGGGCACCAGCACCCGCCTCATCAGCGGCCACAGGAGCAAG CCTCAGCGCGGCCGGCTGGCTGGCTCCTTGCAGGTGAATGAGGTGGTCTTCAGTCCCAGCGCGTCCCACTGGGCCACGTGCAGTGATGACGGGAGTGTGAGGGTGTGGTCCCTGGCCAGCATGGAGCTCCTGATCCAGTTCCAGGTGCTGAACCAGGTACCGGGGGCCCTGAGGGCCGAACCAGACCCCCCTCCTAGCCCTGCCTGGTCTCTGTATCCTCCCTCGGTGTCTATCCCAGCCTTGGGGCTGGGCCCGTGTTCCCCACGCCCAGGGGAGTGCCCGTGTCTTCCTCCTGTGGGCCCCCAGAGTTGCCTCTGTCTGGCTTGGAGCCCCCCCTCCTGCAGACGCCCAGAGCAGCAGCAGGTGGCGGCTGGCTACAGTGACGGCACCCTGCGTGTCTTCAGCGTCACCCGCATTGCCATGGAGCTCAAGATGCACCCCCACCGGGCTGCGCTGACGGCCCTGGCCTACTCCGCCGATG GTCAGACCATCCTCTCTGGAGACAAGGATGGGCTTGTGGCTGTGAGCCGCCCCTGCACAGGGATGACGTTCCACGTCCTGAGTGACCACCAGGGCGCTCTCATCTCCACCATCCAGAGCACAAGCAAAGAG tatGGAGACTTCGGGTCAGAGGGGGCCGACCTGTGGCTGGCTGCCAGCTCAGACCAGCGCATCAGCATCTGGGCCGCTGACTGGCCGCGGGGCTGCTGCGAGCTCGTGGACTGGCTCAGCTCCCCATCGCCCACGCTCACGGAG GCTCCCAGCCATCCCCCGCCCTGTCTCGTGGCCTTCTGCCCCTGGGACAGGGCGCTGCTGGTGTGCGCGGGCCTCAGCATGCATCCAGAGCTAGTCTTCTACAACCTTCACCAGAAGCAG GTGGTAGAGAGGATCCCGCTGCCATTCTTTGCCGTGTCCCTGAGCCTGTCCCCCAGGGCCCACCTCGTGGCAGTTGGCTTTGCCG AGCGAGTGCTGAGGCTGGTGGACTGTCAGTCGGGGGCCACACGGGACTTGGCCGGCCATGACGACGTGGTGCAGCTGTGCAGGTTTGCCCCGTCCGCCCAGCTGCTCTTCTCAGTGGCCCACGGTGACATCTTGGTGTGGGAAGTCATGGGCCACCGGGCCTCCGAGTGGGCCTTGAGCTCAGGGCCTCCGCCTGACTGA